Proteins encoded in a region of the Anopheles aquasalis chromosome 2, idAnoAquaMG_Q_19, whole genome shotgun sequence genome:
- the LOC126573007 gene encoding apoptotic chromatin condensation inducer in the nucleus translates to MRRKASAAVGTPEKATPRRSTRGRGRRSPSKSPEPEPDHDAPEYGGTAAQEDKNNSSSEDESTSSRKTSTGKGRGRGSSTPRRKLDERPPSRARRNSRRDKEAQEQVAEEQIDENGGDTQESEKPQKPEVSAVETPAEKSVDMAMEPIPEEPAQEEQGQQDKGDGDSEEQAAQPETVGEAPEKQEQSSKIAEPERDPEPEAEPPIAEEKVSHTNGDEEESGEDDSNQAVSRDADDDSKEIVNNRSRTRDDNGSEESGQEDEGKKRRDTKEDNEETEQIMTPAEESPDRAAESAPPGRKQEPAASKEEEQAAPEEEVATKVAELPEEPPKNSQQPQPQPRRRARFSSRPNDEPVVPASEPTSTAVVTVAEPTKKATRVEQHEEDLEAGEIKETESSALSEAQPDESTAQEAKEAKEQPQRPRPQQRKRRWLSSKNADSKPAVIAISTDSLKNIISDVKPVPLADVKLGSSSETEGPDGATGSTEEDDREKDSAKQRKSQRDQQDVSQTQPSRQRVSSSAEKENIAMETDAPNGGQEQQQPVQQQQALAQKPKPVGEKIAVARKISIVSDDGSVPGATVAPITVRPPSPAKHHASNILYITNLVRPFTVLQLKGLLARTGKIVENGFWIDKIKSKCYVKYETEDEATETRHALHGIRWPVSNPKCLVVDFGSEEAMEKAILSTLEDGSIRATVEGAKNSKEFGWSRDSSKKDEETPARPVREWDLGKKDAFDQDRDGRPGRDREGGILGDERHREKAAGERERGRIDDGQQRDRANRVDPIAGERGADRKRSADREFGRDRRRSTSVSPARKFKKKENEPPIRLLDDLFRKTKATPCIYWLPLTTEQIAVKEEQRRKNMAEHQRRVEEQRKAEEERERERKRERERRDRERDRERDRERDRERDRDRDRDRRRSRSRERSRDDGGRRRHR, encoded by the exons ATGCGTCGTAAAGCTAGTGCCGCTGTGGGCACACCGGAAAAGGCTACCCCACGCCGGTCAACGAGGGGCCGGGGACGCCGTTCGCCATCAAAGAGCCCTGAACCGGAGCCCGATCACGATGCGCCGGAATACGGTGGGACGGCTGCCCAGGAGGACAAGAACAATAGCAGCTCCGAGGATGAGAGCACCAGTTCTCGTAAAACCTCCACCGGAAAGGGTCGTGGTCGCGGCAGCTCAACTCCACGACGCAAGCTTGACGAGCGTCCACCGTCACGTGCGCGTCGCAATAGTCGGCGAGACAAGGAAGCACAAGAGCAGGTTGCTGAAGAGCAAATAGACGAAAATGGTGGCGACACCCAGGAGTCGGAAAAGCCGCAGAAACCAGAAGTAAGCGCCGTTGAAACCCCTGCCGAAAAGTCAGTCGACATGGCCATGGAGCCGATACCGGAAGAGCCAGCGCAAGAGGAGCAAGGGCAACAGGACAAAGGGGATGGTGACAGTGAAGAACAAGCTGCACAGCCCGAGACTGTTGGCGAGGCGCCAGAGAAGCAAGAACAAAGCAGCAAGATAGCTGAGCCCGAGCGTGACCCCGAGCCTGAGGCGGAACCACCGATAGCCGAAGAAAAGGTAAGTCATACAAATGGAGATGAGGAAGAGAGTGGTGAAGACGACAGCAACCAGGCAGTTTCTCgggacgctgatgatgatagcaaAGAGATCGTTAACAATCGTTCTCGAACAAGGGATGATAATGGGTCCGAAGAAAGTGGCCAAGAAGATGAGGGCAAAAAGCGCCGAGATACGAAGGAGGACAATGAAGAAACGGAGCAAATCATGACGCCTGCCGAAGAATCGCCCGATCGTGCTGCCGAATCAGCTCCACCTGGTCGAAAACaggaaccagcagcatcaaaggAGGAAGAGCAGGCAGCACCTGAAGAGGAGGTAGCTACGAAGGTCGCGGAATTGCCGGAGGAACCACCAAAGAATTCTCAGCAACCGCAACCTCAACCACGCCGTCGTGCAAGATTCAGTTCTCGTCCAAACGATGAACCAGTGGTCCCGGCATCGGAACCGACATCGACTGCAGTGGTTACTGTTGCCGAACCGACGAAGAAGGCCACTCGAGTAGAGCAGCACGAGGAGGACCTCGAGGCTGGCGAAATTAAGGAAACAGAAAGCAGTGCGTTGTCAGAGGCACAACCTGACGAATCGACTGCACAGGAAGCcaaggaagcaaaagaacaACCCCAGCGACCCCGACCACAACAGCGCAAGCGCCGATGGTTGTCATCGAAAAATGCCGATTCCAAGCCTGCGGTTATTGCCATCTCGACGGATTCGCTGAAGAATATTATCTCTGACGTGAAGCCCGTTCCGCTGGCCGACGTGAAGTTGGGTTCATCCTCGGAAACGGAAGGGCCCGATGGTGCGACGGGCAGCACGGAAGAAGATGATCGCGAGAAGGATTCAGCGAAGCAGCGTAAATCACAGCGCGATCAGCAAGATGTTTCGCAGACGCAGCCATCGCGTCAACGCGTTTCATCGTCTgccgaaaaggaaaatatCGCCATGGAAACAGATGCCCCGAACGGTGGacaggagcaacaacaaccggtacagcaacagcaggcctTGGCACAGAAACCAAAACCAGTAGGCGAAAAGATTGCGGTCGCTCGTAAGATCAGTATCGTTAGTGATGATGGAAGCGTGCCAGGAGCGACAGTTGCTCCGATCACTGTGCGACCTCCGAGCCCCGCTAAACACCATGCCAGCAATATTCTATACATTACGAACCTTGTGCGTCCGTTCACAGTACTGCAGCTAAAAGGACTGCTGGCACGTACTGGCAAGATCGTTGAGAATGGCTTCTGGATTGATAAGATAAAATCAAAATGCTACGTCAAATATGAAACCGAAGA cgAGGCAACAGAGACGCGACATGCGCTGCATGGTATTCGATGGCCAGTGTCAAATCCGAAATGTCTAGTAGTGGACTTCGGTAGTGAGGAAGCGATGGAAAAAGCTATCCTCTCTACGCTAGAAGATGGCTCTATCCGGGCGACCGTGGAGGGAGCGAAGAACAGCAAGGAATTCGGTTGGTCTCGCGACTCGTCGAAGAAAGATGAG GAAACGCCGGCACGTCCGGTCCGCGAGTGGGATCTAGGGAAGAAGGATGCCTTTGATCAGGACCGGGATGGTCGACCAGGACGTGATCGTGAGGGTGGAATATTGGGTGACGAGCGGCACCGGGAGAAGGCTGCtggagagcgcgagcgaggaAGGATCGACGATGGACAGCAGCGGGATCGAGCGAACCGAGTGGATCCTATCGCTGGTGAGCGTGGTGCGGATCGCAAACGATCGGCAGATCGTGAGTTTGGACGCGATAGAAGACGCAGCACCAGCGTATCGCCAG CGAGAAAAttcaagaagaaggaaaacgaacCGCCCATTAGGTTGCTGGATGATTTGTTCCGCAAGACAAAGGCAACACCATGCATCTATTGGCTACCACTCACAACGGAGCAG ATTGCCGTGAAAGAGGAACAGCGGCGTAAAAATATGGCGGAACATCAGCGGCGAGTGGAAGAGCAGCGCAAGGCAGAGGAGGAGCGTGAACGTGAGCGCaagcgggaacgggaacggcgCGATCGGGAACGTGATCGAGAGCGGGACCGTGAGCGTGATCGTGAACGCGACCGTGACCGGGATCGTGACCGCCGTCGATCGCGTTCCCGCGAGCGCAGCCGCGACGATGGTGGACGTCGCAGGCACAGATAA
- the LOC126569455 gene encoding FAD-dependent oxidoreductase domain-containing protein 1 encodes MFQALHRRSTKLGLLRRITNHPTRCFASSTDDRGEDKRRSPPGSSKDLSQSVEANSENPISRTLKLLGNDARRVKKFILPNSAAVGKGSGDESIDNYLERYRRDDFQSHCDILVIGGGGVGSSIAYWLKKRARDGLNVVVVEKDATYAQASTCLSVGGLRQQFSIVENIQMSLYGADFMRNSKDYLGEDIDLNFTPFGYLLLATEAGAEQLQENSKLQNALGAKNELLTASRLKQRFPWMNTDGIALGCHGLEKEGWFDPWALLSGFKKRAIEYGAHYVEAEMVGFGFRQQPDILAEGIEEGSYEGLDRAFLKMKDGEIREVKFAIAIIAAGAQSGSVARMARIGSGSGMLSVPLPVEPRKRYVYVFQCEHDKGPGINTPLTIDPIGTYFRRDGLGGNYLAGKSPLPEDEPPVDTLEVDHGYFDKAVWPNLAKLVPSFEAIKVKNSWAGYYEFNTFDENGIVGPHPYYNNLYIATGFSGHGIQQTPAVGRAVSEMIIDGGFRTVDLTRFGFDRILIDQPMYEANIF; translated from the exons ATGTTCCAAGCGCTACATCGGCGATCAACAAAACTCGGCCTGCTGCGTCGAATAACGAACCACCCCACGAGGTGTTTCGCCTCATCCACAGACGATCGCGGCGAAGATAAACGACGATCACCACCGGGAAGCTCCAAAGATCTCTCGCAAAGTGTGGAAGCCAACAGCGAGAATCCTATTTCGCGAACGCTCAAGCTACTGGGCAATGATGCGAGGCGTGTAAAAAAGTTCATCCTTCCCAACAGTGCCGCCGTTGGCAAAGGCAGTGGCGACGAGTCGATCGACAACTATCTGGAACGATACCGGCGGGATGATTTCCAGTCACACTGTGATATCCTCGttatcggtggcggtggagtcGGATCGTCGATCGCGTACTGGCTAAAGAAACGTGCACGGGACGGGCtgaatgtggtggtggtagagaaGGATGCGACCTACGCGCAAGCATCCACCTGCCTGTCGGTGGGAGGGCTGCGGCAACAGTTCTCGATCGTAGAGAACATTCAAATGAGTCTGTACGGGGCAGATTTTATGCGCAACAGCAAGGACTATCTTGGCGAGGATATCGACCTGAACTTCACTCCCTTCGGATACCTTCTGCTGGCGACTGAGGCCGGTGCGGAACAGCTGCAGGAGAATTCGAAGCTTCAGAACGCGCTCGGAGCGAAGAACGAGCTGCTAACTGCTAGCCGGCTGAAGCAACGCTTTCCCTGGATGAACACCGATGGAATAGCACTCGGTTGCCATGGGCtagagaaggaaggatggtTCGATCCTTGGGCTCTGCTTAGTGGCTTCAAAAAGCGAGCCATCGAATACGGCGCACACTACGTCGAGGCCGAAatggttggtttcggtttccggCAACAACCGGATATTCTGGCCGAAGGAATAGAAGAAGGTTCATATGAGGGCCTCGACCGAGCGTTCCTCAAGATGAAGGATGGCGAAATTCGTGAGGTAAAGTTTGCCATTGCGAtcatcgctgctggtgctcagtCGGGGTCTGTGGCGCGGATGGCACGAATAGGAAGCGGTAGCGGTATGCTTTCGGTCCCTCTACCGGTTGAGCCACGGAAGCGctacgtgtatgtgtttcaGTGTGAACATGATAAGGGACCAGGTATTAACACACCACTTACGATCGACCCGATTGGAACGTATTTCCGGCGGGACGGACTTGGCGGGAACTATCTGGCTGGCAAGAGTCCGTTACCGGAAGATGAGCCTCCCGTCGACACGCTGGAGGTGGATCATGGATACTTTGACAAAGCCGTGTGGCCTAATCTGGCCAAGCTGGTGCCGAGTTTTGAAGccataaaagtgaaaaactcCTGGGCAGGGTACTACGAGTTTAATACCTTCGACGAGAACGGCATTGTGGGACCGCACCCGTACTACAACAACCTCTACATTGCTACTGGATTCAGTGGACACG GTATCCAACAAACGCCAGCTGTTGGGAGAGCCGTGTCAGAGATGATCATCGATGGAGGCTTCCGGACGGTTGATCTTAcccggttcggtttcgatAGGATCCTCATCGATCAACCGATGTACGAAGCGAACATTTTCTAG
- the LOC126569456 gene encoding calcium load-activated calcium channel, translated as MWSDTLLIVFISIFTALLGEGLTWVMVYRTEKYQKLKGEVEKQSKKLEKRKETLGELLDKSHKKKIERDEEKLKNNNRDLSLVKMKSMFAIGFAFTALLSMFNTIFDGRIVARLPFVPISWIQGLSHRNLPGDDYTECSFIFLYILCTMSIRQNIQKMLGFAPSRAASKQAGGLFGPTPGQFK; from the exons ATGTGGTCCGATACACTGctgattgttttcatttcgatatTCACCGCTCTGCTCGGAGAAG GACTAACGTGGGTGATGGTTTACCGGACGGAGAAGTACCAGAAGCTGAAAGGAGAGGTGGAAAAGCAGAGCAAAAAAT tggaaaaacgaaaggaaaccCTCGGTGAACTGTTGGACAAGAGCCACAAGAAGAAAATCGAACGAGACGAGGAAAAGCTGAAGAACAACAACCGTGATCTATCGCTGGTCAAGATGAAATCCATGTTTGCCATCGGTTTTGCCTTCACGGCTCTTCTAAGCATGTTCAATACGAT CTTTGATGGACGAATTGTGGCTCGCCTACCGTTCGTTCCGATCTCGTGGATCCAGGGACTGAGCCATCGAAACCTGCCCGGTGATGACTACACGGAGTGTTCCTTCATCTTCCTGTACATTCTCTGCACGATGTCGATCCGGCAGAACATCCAGAAAATGCTCGGCTTTGCACCATCACGTGCCGCCAGCAAGCAGGCCGGCGGTCTTTTCGGTCCTACGCCAGGACAGTTCAAGTAG